A DNA window from Trichomycterus rosablanca isolate fTriRos1 chromosome 11, fTriRos1.hap1, whole genome shotgun sequence contains the following coding sequences:
- the trabd gene encoding traB domain-containing protein, with protein MDQDNNSEDESVGTSEDDTQSRYSLGLSDSEAVEVLWQMRAKRRQPQPNLPETVTRLSTPDGSVVYLVGTAHFSDSSKNDVATTIRAVQPDVVVVELCQYRVSMLKMDEKTLLREAKDINLEKVQQAIKQNGMMSGLMQILLLKVSAHITEQLGMAPGGEFREAFKEAGKVPFCKFHLGDRPIPVTFKRAIAALSLWQKARLAWGLCFLSDPISKEDVEKCKQKDLLEQTMSEMIGEFPALHRTIVAERDIYLTHTLRQAARCVESPPNGQKVPAVVVGVVGMGHVPGIEKNWDKELNIHEIMSVAPPSQFGWVVCTVLKGAVLSTLGYACYCAGRRVGRVLLSLPNVQTLLANIRPPPA; from the exons ATGGACCAAGACAACAATTCAGAG GATGAATCTGTTGGCACATCAGAGGATGACACACAGTCTCGGTATTCACTTGGACTCT CTGACTCGGAGGCGGTGGAGGTGCTGTGGCAAATGCGGGCTAAGCGAAGGCAGCCCCAACCTAATCTGCCTGAAACTGTGACTCGTCTTAGTACACCAGACGGCAGTGTTGTATACTTGGTGGGCACAGCTCACTTCAGTGACAGCAGCAAGAATGATGTAGCAACG ACAATCAGAGCAGTGCAGCCAgatgtggtggtggtggagctGTGCCAGTACAGAGTGTCCATGCTGAAGATGGATGAAAAAACACTGCTTAGGGAAGCCAAGGACATCAACCTGGAAAAGGTTCAGCAGGCCATCAAACAG AATGGCATGATGTCTGGCCTCATGCAGATCCTGCTGCTAAAAGTCTCCGCTCACATCACTGAGCAGCTGGGCATGGCACCCGGTGGAGAGTTTAGGGAAGCCTTTAAAGAG GCTGGTAAAGTTCCTTTCTGTAAGTTCCACCTTGGGGACAGGCCAATCCCAGTGACGTTCAAACGTGCCATTGCTGCTTTGAGCTTGTGGCAGAAAGCTCGGCTAGCCTGGGGCTTGTGCTTTCTGTCTGATCCCATCAG TAAAGAGGATGTAGAAAAGTGTAAACAGAAGGATCTGCTGGAACAGACCATGTCAGAAATGATTGGAGAGTTTCCTGCATTGCACCGCACCATTGTTGCAGAGAGAGACATCTACCTCACACATACCCTCAGACAGGCTGCCCGCTGTGTGGAGTCTCCACCTAATGGCCAGA AGGTGCCTGCTGTGGTAGTGGGAGTGGTTGGAATGGGCCATGTTCCTGGTATTGAGAAAAACTGGGACAAGGAGCTCAATATTCATGAGATCATGAG TGTGGCACCACCATCTCAATTTGGCTGGGTGGTGTGTACTGTGTTAAAGGGAGCTGTACTTAGTACTCTGGGATATGCCTGTTACTGTGCTGGAAGACGCGTTGGAAGGGTCTTACTCTCCCTACCTAATGTCCAAACACTGCTGGCAAATATACGACCGCCCCCTGCCTGA
- the selenoo1 gene encoding selenoprotein O1: MATSVFRLTRAYISSSSTGVIRSSSTVSMGTAMKTSGSALERLDFDNVVLRKLPVEASEAAGVRTVRGACFSRVQPQPLHRPHIVAVSAPAVALLGLGAEELLSDPVAADYLSGSRVMPGSEPAAHCYCGHQFGHFAGQLGDGAACYLGEVKAPADQSPDLLKENPSKRWEIQLKGAGLTPYSRQADGRKVLRSSIREFLCSEAVFALGIPTTRAGSVVTSDSRVMRDVFYNGNPGMERCSVVLRIAPTFIRFGSFEIFKAVDELTGREGPSYGYNEIRTQMLDYVIETFYPEIQQSYSDPVERNTAFFREVVVRTARLVAQWQCVGFCHGVLNTDNMSILGLTLDYGPFGFMDRFDPDFICNASDNSGRYSYQAQPDICRWNLARLAEALNPDLPPDRAQAVLEEYQSLYNNFYLSNMRRKLGLLRKEEPEDAALITALMQTMHNTGADFTNTFRSLSQISCPAEGEEVEDAEVVKQATELLMQQCASLEELKAANKPSMDPREIAMLLSIAQSNSALFGMLSDRKTLARQLEKLSNLKDLMESTEEQLKAKQTEDWTGWIKQYRQRLARECEGECDVKAVQEERVCVMDSTNPRVVLRNYIAQNAIEAAENGDFSEVQRVRKVLEKPFCLQEGLELLGYTGGQKSADTRERNEEGEQLVSEEDLTGAENRVPVSYDSKPPGWATEICVTUSS; the protein is encoded by the exons atgGCTACCAGTGTGTTTCGCCTGACTCGAGCTTACATTTCCTCCTCCAGTACAGGCGTGATCAGGTCTTCCTCTACCGTCAGCATGGGCACAGCTATGAAGACGAGCGGTTCCGCGCTGGAGCGGCTGGACTTTGATAATGTAGTGCTGAGGAAGCTGCCGGTTGAGGCCTCGGAGGCTGCGGGGGTGAGGACGGTCCGCGGTGCGTGTTTCTCCAGAGTGCAGCCGCAGCCGCTCCACAGGCCGCACATCGTAGCAGTGTCTGCCCCCGCCGTGGCTCTGCTCGGTCTCGGCGCGGAGGAGCTGCTCAGTGATCCCGTAGCTGCCGATTATCTAAGCGGATCCAGGGTCATGCCAGGCTCCGAGCCCGCTGCCCACTGCTACTGCGGTCACCAGTTTGGCCACTTCGCCGGGCAGCTGGGAGACGGGGCTGCCTGTTATTTAGGTGAAGTGAAAGCTCCGGCTGACCAGAGTCCAGATCTGCTGAAGGAAAACCCCAGCAAGCGCTGGGAGATCCAGCTGAAGGGTGCAGGACTTACCCCTTACTCCAG GCAAGCGGATGGGCGTAAAGTGTTACGCTCCAGCATTCGTGAGTTCTTGTGCAGTGAAGCAGTCTTCGCTCTGGGGATTCCCACCACACGTGCTGGCTCAGTAGTGACCTCAGACTCCCGGGTCATGAGAGATGTGTTTTACAATGGCAACCCCGGCATGGAGAGATGTTCCGTTGTGTTACGCATTGCTCCGACCTTCATCAG ATTTGGCTCATTTGAGATCtttaaagcagttgatgaactcACTGGCCGGGAAGGACCCAGCTATGGATACAATGAAATTAGAACTCAGATGCTGGATTACGTAATTGAAACTTTTTATCCAGAGATCCAGCAAAGCTACTCTGACCCAGTGGAGAGGAACACTGCATTCTTTAGGGAG GTGGTAGTAAGAACAGCCAGACTGGTGGCTCAGTGGCAGTGTGTGGGATTCTGTCATGGTGTACTTAATACTGATAATATGAGTATTCTGGGCCTTACATTGGACTATGGACCGTTTGGCTTTATGGACCG TTTTGACCCAGACTTCATTTGCAATGCCTCTGATAATTCTGGCCGGTACTCATATCAAGCTCAGCCGGACATTTGTCGCTGGAACCTGGCTCGGCTAGCTGAAGCTTTAAACCCAGACCTTCCCCCAGATCGGGCACAGGCTGTGCTAGAGGAGTACCAGTCCCTCTACAACAACTTCTACTTAAGCAACATGAGGAGGAAACTAGGCCTGCTGAGGAAAGAGGAGCCAGAGGATGCGGCGCTCATCACAGCCCTTATGCAGACTATGCACAACACAG GGGCTGACTTCACCAACACGTTCCGCAGTTTGAGTCAGATCTCCTGTCCTGCAGAGGGAGAGGAGGTGGAGGATGCTGAGGTCGTTAAACAGGCCACAGAGCTCCTTATGCAGCAGTGTGCTTCTCTAGAGGAGCTAAAAGCTGCAAACAAACCTAGTATGGATCCACG TGAGATAGCAATGCTGCTTTCTATAGCTCAGAGTAACAGTGCACTTTTTGGCATGTTGTCTGATCGGAAGACATTGGCCCGGCAACTGGAGAAGCTTTCTAATTTAAAAGATCTGATGGAAAGCACAGAAGAGCAGCTGAAGGCCAAGCAAACAGAGGACTGGACCGGCTGGATCAAACAGTACAG ACAGCGATTGGCTCGTGAATGTGAGGGAGAGTGTGATGTGAAGGCGGTGCAGGAGGAGAGAGTATGTGTAATGGACAGCACCAATCCGCGTGTAGTCCTTCGGAACTACATTGCCCAAAATGCAATAGAAGCAGCAGAGAATGGGGATTTCTCAGAG GTTCAGCGGGTTCGGAAAGTGCTGGAGAAACCGTTCTGTTTGCAGGAGGGTTTGGAGCTTCTAGGCTACACTGGAGGACAGAAATCAGCAGACACACGGGAGCGGAATGAAGAAGGAGAACAATTAGTCTCTGAAGAGGATCTTACTGGAGCAGAGAACAGGGTGCCTGTATCTTATGATAGCAAGCCTCCAGGCTGGGCAACTGAGATCTGTGTCACCTGATCATCATAG